From a region of the Triticum aestivum cultivar Chinese Spring chromosome 7D, IWGSC CS RefSeq v2.1, whole genome shotgun sequence genome:
- the LOC123168626 gene encoding transcription factor bHLH49 has protein sequence METNEKNANDLEEKNQPSGHSQQPSFHGPGFSLSPEPQMDSSSSALAAMGNPFPPGLWNPPGQNFGLGETNTNAMLNGHQFSSFLGMLSAATPAYPGAPSGFMDCGTGFPGLSANSLGAMMDHPFSRNPPMGSFQNDIETSREMNVDEGCKDALLTGDRQQGDTESSHGVDASSKDLSKPECSGGAGQDEGPSVSCPKKRKRPSQDRGVKHVQEGSQQLATLAAKQEKDDDDKDEPKRPIGTSRKSNGKQTEDKSDAPKEDYIHIRARSGQATNSHSLAERVRREKISERMKFLQDLVPGCSKVIGKAVMLDEIINYVQSLQRQVEFLSMKLSAVNPALDFNIERILSKDLFQSQGTASSTFGFLPDIGHQFLHPPKHSQAALHSIVNPADAFGRVTNAPVGCTFKEATHQVSNNFDGEFHNVIGMPFTLFNDQESNGKP, from the exons ATGGAGACGAATGAGAAGAACGCTAATGATTTGGAGGAGAAGAACCAGCCCAGCGGGCACAGCCAGCAGCCGAGCTTCCACGGGCCGGGGTTCTCGCTCTCGCCGGAACCTCAGATGGATTCTTCCAGCAGTGCGCTGGCCGCCATGGGGAACCCGTTCCCTCCTGGCTTATGGAACCCACCTGGCCAGAACTTCGGGTTGGGGGAGACCAACACGAACGCTATGCTTAATGGACACCAGTTCTCCTCGTTCTTGGGGATGCTGTCAGCAGCGACGCCCGCATATCCCGGCGCCCCGTCGGGGTTCATGGATTGTGGAACAGGGTTTCCTGGCTTAAGTGCAAACAGTCTTGGAGCCATGATGGATCACCCTTTTTCCAGGAACCCTCCTATGGGTAGTTTCCAGAACGATATTGAGACGTCTAGGGAGATGAATGTGGACGAAGGTTGCAAGGATGCATTATTGACCGGTGATAGGCAGCAAGGAGATACCGAGAGTTCACATGGTGTTGATGCCTCTAGCAAGGATTTAAGCAAGCCGGAGTGCAGTGGTGGCGCTGGTCAGGATGAAGGGCCTAGTGTGTCTTGTCCCAAGAAGAGGAAAAGACCAAGCCAG GATCGTGGGGTGAAGCATGTACAAGAAGGAAGCCAGCAATTGGCAACTCTCGCTGCAAAGCAGGAGAAAGATGATGATGACAAAGATGAACCAAAGAGGCCTATTGGGACATCCAGAAAGTCCAACGGGAAGCAAACTGAGGATAAATCTGATGCGCCAAAGGAAGATTACATTCATATAAGAGCTCGAAGTGGCCAGGCTACAAACAGCCATAGTCTTGCAGAAAGG GTTCGGAGGGAAAAGATTAGTGAAAGGATGAAATTTCTTCAGGACCTTGTTCCTGGTTGTAGCAAA GTCATTGGTAAAGCCGTTATGCTGGATGAGATAATCAATTATGTTCAATCATTACAGCGGCAAGTTGAG TTTTTGTCGATGAAACTTTCAGCTGTCAACCCAGCACTAGACTTCAACATAGAGCGCATTCTATCTAAGGAT TTATTTCAGTCTCAAGGAACTGCATCGTCTACCTTTGGCTTCTTACCAGACATTGGCCATCAATTTTTGCATCCACCAAAACATTCTCAAGCTGCGTTGCACAGCATTGTAAATCCCGCCGATGCATTTGGAAGGGTAACAAATGCTCCGGTAGGATGTACATTCAAAGAGGCCACACATCAG GTGTCCAATAATTTTGATGGAGAGTTCCACAACGTGATTGGGATGCCTTTTACCCTTTTTAACGACCAAGAATCAAATGGTAAACCTTGA